Proteins found in one Chitinophagales bacterium genomic segment:
- the msrA gene encoding peptide-methionine (S)-S-oxide reductase MsrA, translated as MISLTSCAQKNNGSSSSTETASISRSIGDSLLEKYHRATFAAGCFWCVEGVFESVNGVTEAVSGYAGGTEKNPTYEEVGSGRTGHAESVTVYYDSAIVDYPTLLKVFFASQDPTQVNGQGPDHGTQYRSIVFYGNNEEKKLAEDYISMLNASGKYAAPVATQVVPFTVFYTAEEYHQNYIQLNPTNPYVEHESIPRIKRFQQQYPALLKPERSLIK; from the coding sequence ATGATCAGTTTAACATCATGCGCGCAAAAAAACAATGGTAGCAGTTCATCAACCGAAACTGCCAGCATTTCAAGAAGCATAGGCGATTCTTTGCTTGAAAAATACCACCGCGCAACATTTGCCGCGGGTTGTTTCTGGTGCGTGGAAGGTGTGTTTGAAAGTGTAAACGGCGTGACGGAAGCTGTTTCAGGATATGCGGGAGGCACGGAAAAAAATCCAACCTATGAAGAAGTAGGGAGCGGAAGAACGGGTCATGCTGAGTCAGTTACTGTCTACTATGATTCAGCCATTGTTGACTACCCCACTTTGCTGAAGGTGTTCTTTGCATCACAGGATCCAACGCAGGTAAACGGGCAGGGGCCTGATCATGGGACGCAATACCGTTCGATTGTATTTTATGGTAACAATGAAGAGAAAAAACTTGCTGAAGATTACATCAGCATGCTGAATGCGTCAGGCAAGTATGCCGCACCTGTTGCGACACAGGTGGTACCATTTACAGTCTTCTATACCGCGGAGGAATACCATCAGAATTATATACAGCTGAATCCAACGAATCCTTACGTTGAGCATGAATCGATACCACGCATCAAACGCTTTCAGCAGCAATATCCTGCCTTACTGAAACCGGAGCGATCGCTGATAAAATAA
- a CDS encoding FKBP-type peptidyl-prolyl cis-trans isomerase, producing the protein MIIENRTVVTLNYRLTVNENGNEVEVEKTAPENPFVFIFGAGQLLPDFESNLSGKTIGDTFDFRISADKGYGLSDAQNIVPVPISVFVDESGKPDASLLKVGNVLPMSDNAGNKYQGRVKEVTEDQVIMDFNHPLSDKELHFTGEVVAVRLATLEELQHGHVHGPGGHHH; encoded by the coding sequence ATGATAATCGAAAACCGAACAGTGGTTACCCTGAATTACCGGCTCACCGTAAATGAAAATGGTAATGAAGTGGAAGTGGAGAAAACGGCACCGGAAAATCCTTTTGTATTTATTTTTGGGGCAGGGCAGCTATTGCCTGATTTTGAAAGTAATTTATCGGGAAAAACGATTGGCGACACTTTTGATTTCAGAATCAGTGCGGATAAGGGATATGGTTTGAGTGATGCGCAGAATATTGTGCCGGTTCCTATTTCCGTCTTCGTGGATGAATCCGGTAAGCCGGATGCCTCTTTGTTGAAAGTCGGTAATGTATTGCCTATGTCAGACAATGCCGGTAACAAATATCAGGGCAGGGTAAAGGAGGTTACCGAGGATCAGGTGATCATGGATTTTAACCACCCTCTCTCCGATAAGGAGCTGCATTTTACGGGTGAGGTGGTAGCCGTACGTCTCGCTACGCTGGAAGAATTGCAACACGGCCATGTACATGGTCCGGGTGGACATCATCATTAA
- the ychF gene encoding redox-regulated ATPase YchF translates to MGLQGGIVGLPNVGKSTLFNALSNAKAQAANFPFCTIEPNIGVITVPDQRLTALAKLVNPKKIVPTTVEIVDIAGLVKGASKGEGLGNQFLGNIRSTDAIIHVIRCFDDDNVIHVDGSVNPVRDKEIIDTELQLKDLETVEKRIAKQEKVSRTGDRDAKRVMETLQSYKSHLESGKSARSISLSPEDIAAVADMFLLTAKPVLYVCNVDESAVTAGNKYTEQLKAAVQDEDAEILFISAAIEADIAQLESFEDRKAFLHDLGLEESGVEKLIHGAYHLLKLRTYFTAGVQEVRAWTIRSGMSAPQAAGVIHSDFEKGFIRAEVIAYDDFIKYGSEAKCREVGRLRVEGKEYIVADGDVMHFLFNV, encoded by the coding sequence ATGGGATTACAGGGAGGAATTGTTGGATTACCCAACGTAGGCAAGTCAACCTTATTCAATGCGCTATCCAATGCAAAAGCCCAGGCAGCAAATTTCCCGTTCTGTACGATTGAACCAAATATCGGTGTCATTACGGTGCCTGATCAGCGGCTGACGGCATTGGCGAAGCTGGTGAATCCCAAAAAGATTGTGCCCACGACCGTGGAGATTGTTGACATAGCAGGGCTTGTGAAAGGCGCAAGTAAAGGGGAGGGGTTAGGAAACCAGTTTTTGGGTAACATCAGGAGTACGGATGCTATCATACATGTTATCCGCTGCTTTGATGATGACAATGTAATTCATGTGGATGGATCGGTGAATCCCGTGCGTGATAAGGAGATTATTGATACGGAACTGCAGCTGAAAGACCTGGAGACGGTGGAAAAGCGGATCGCCAAGCAGGAAAAAGTTTCCCGCACCGGTGACCGCGATGCGAAACGGGTGATGGAAACATTGCAGTCCTATAAATCACACCTGGAAAGCGGAAAGTCAGCACGCAGTATTTCGCTCAGCCCGGAAGATATAGCTGCTGTTGCCGATATGTTTTTGCTCACGGCGAAACCGGTGTTATATGTCTGCAACGTGGACGAATCGGCTGTGACGGCAGGCAATAAATATACGGAGCAATTAAAGGCGGCAGTACAAGATGAGGATGCGGAAATATTATTTATCAGTGCAGCTATTGAAGCCGATATCGCACAGTTAGAAAGTTTTGAGGACCGTAAGGCCTTTTTGCATGACCTTGGACTGGAAGAGTCAGGCGTCGAAAAACTGATACACGGAGCATATCATCTGCTAAAACTACGGACTTATTTTACGGCGGGTGTTCAGGAAGTGCGTGCCTGGACTATCAGGAGTGGCATGTCTGCTCCCCAGGCTGCGGGTGTCATTCACTCCGATTTTGAAAAAGGATTTATACGTGCTGAAGTAATTGCCTATGATGATTTCATAAAATACGGCAGTGAAGCGAAATGCCGTGAAGTCGGCAGATTGCGTGTGGAAGGAAAGGAATACATTGTGGCTGACGGAGATGTGATGCATTTTCTTTTCAATGTCTGA
- a CDS encoding sigma-70 family RNA polymerase sigma factor, protein MISEEQSKIEAAKKDPKHFRYFYERHYKEIFLFIYRRTDDEDLSADIAQQVFLKALQGIDRYVYRGIPFSAWLYRIAGNEVMQHFRDQQKFRIVSIDNEGVNEMLDEDLGHLEMAKREALFTAIKKLNAADLEMIEMRFFERRSFKEIGEIKGITESNAKVKVHRILERVRNSISVAV, encoded by the coding sequence GTGATTTCAGAGGAACAGTCAAAGATTGAGGCTGCGAAGAAAGACCCGAAGCACTTCAGGTATTTCTATGAGCGGCATTATAAGGAGATCTTTCTCTTTATCTACCGCCGGACGGATGATGAAGACTTATCGGCAGACATTGCACAACAGGTATTCCTGAAGGCATTGCAGGGTATTGACCGCTACGTGTACCGTGGCATACCATTCTCAGCATGGCTGTATCGTATTGCCGGCAATGAAGTGATGCAGCATTTCAGGGATCAGCAAAAATTCAGGATTGTGAGCATCGATAATGAAGGGGTGAATGAAATGCTGGATGAAGATTTGGGGCACCTGGAGATGGCAAAAAGAGAGGCCCTGTTCACCGCCATAAAAAAACTCAATGCAGCAGATTTAGAAATGATTGAAATGCGATTCTTTGAAAGGCGTTCCTTCAAAGAAATCGGCGAGATCAAAGGAATAACGGAATCCAATGCCAAGGTAAAGGTGCACCGTATCCTGGAACGTGTCAGGAATTCAATATCGGTAGCAGTTTAA
- a CDS encoding DUF2911 domain-containing protein, producing MRKTISLLLVLVTVISAGSGVVAQPLNIPAPSPTVTVTQNFATSFISLVYSRPGVKGRTIYGDLVPYDKLWRTGANASTKIAFGEDVKVEGKDVPAGKYGLYTIPGKDEWVIILSKDTTLWGSDGYKAENDLVRFTVKSYKLSHDVETFTIDINDIKPNSCSLTLYWEKTGVTFNVTADIDTKIMKQIDEAMKGEKPPYWQAANYYFENGKDINQAYIWVNKAIDARPEAYWMMTGKAKIELQMGKYDAAVATGTQAMELAKKENDTSYIQQNEKTIAEAKSKMKK from the coding sequence ATGAGAAAAACCATTTCTTTACTACTGGTTCTTGTAACTGTAATATCAGCCGGTTCAGGCGTCGTGGCACAGCCGCTGAACATACCTGCACCAAGTCCGACCGTTACGGTGACGCAGAATTTCGCAACATCATTCATCAGCCTCGTTTACAGCAGGCCAGGTGTAAAAGGCAGAACCATCTATGGCGATCTTGTCCCTTACGACAAACTATGGCGCACAGGTGCCAATGCATCCACCAAAATTGCATTTGGTGAAGATGTAAAGGTAGAAGGTAAGGATGTGCCTGCAGGGAAGTACGGATTATACACCATTCCCGGCAAGGATGAATGGGTAATCATTCTTTCCAAAGATACCACACTGTGGGGCAGCGATGGCTACAAAGCTGAAAATGACCTGGTAAGGTTTACCGTTAAGTCATACAAGTTATCACACGATGTTGAAACATTTACAATAGATATAAATGACATAAAGCCAAATTCCTGCAGCCTCACATTATATTGGGAAAAAACCGGAGTTACCTTCAACGTTACTGCTGATATCGATACCAAGATAATGAAGCAGATTGATGAAGCCATGAAGGGTGAGAAGCCACCATACTGGCAGGCTGCGAATTACTATTTTGAAAATGGGAAAGACATCAATCAGGCCTATATATGGGTGAACAAAGCTATTGATGCCCGGCCGGAAGCCTACTGGATGATGACTGGCAAAGCAAAGATAGAATTGCAGATGGGAAAATATGATGCGGCTGTAGCTACAGGCACGCAGGCAATGGAACTTGCGAAGAAAGAAAATGATACCAGCTATATTCAGCAGAATGAGAAAACCATCGCGGAAGCAAAGAGCAAGATGAAAAAATAG
- the rfaD gene encoding ADP-glyceromanno-heptose 6-epimerase produces MIIITGAAGFIGSCLVARLNEEKIYDLGLVDDFSKESKKRNYENKRFLNIISRDEFIDWLDLQHESIEFIFHLGARTDTTEFNTHIFDDLNLNYSKAIWKRCVQYGIPLIYASSAATYGAGELGYKDDHAIISRLKPLNPYGISKNEFDKWVLGQKDTPPFWCGLKFFNVYGPNEYHKSRMASVVFHGFKQAMENGSIRLFRSHRPEYEDGKQRRDFIYVKDVTDVLLFFYKQQTASGIYNLGTGKARTFLDLANSTFAAMEKSPAIEWIEIPSDIREKYQYFTEADMSKLYGAGYTAPFHSLEEGIRDYVQHYLLKNKIW; encoded by the coding sequence ATGATCATCATCACCGGCGCTGCAGGCTTTATCGGTTCATGCCTTGTTGCAAGGCTTAATGAAGAAAAAATCTACGATCTTGGATTGGTTGATGATTTTTCAAAGGAAAGCAAGAAAAGGAATTATGAGAACAAACGGTTTCTCAATATCATCAGCCGCGATGAGTTTATTGATTGGCTTGATCTGCAGCATGAGTCCATCGAATTTATCTTTCACCTTGGCGCACGCACCGATACAACGGAATTCAACACGCATATTTTTGATGATCTCAACCTCAATTATTCGAAAGCAATATGGAAGCGATGTGTGCAGTACGGCATTCCATTAATCTATGCTTCATCCGCTGCCACTTATGGCGCTGGTGAACTTGGTTATAAAGACGATCATGCAATTATTTCCCGGTTGAAACCACTCAATCCTTACGGCATTTCAAAAAATGAGTTTGACAAATGGGTGCTCGGACAAAAGGATACACCTCCATTCTGGTGCGGATTAAAGTTTTTTAATGTCTATGGTCCGAACGAATATCATAAGTCCCGTATGGCTTCAGTGGTTTTTCATGGCTTTAAACAGGCGATGGAAAACGGCAGCATCAGGTTGTTTCGCTCGCATCGACCCGAATATGAGGATGGCAAACAGCGACGCGATTTTATTTACGTGAAGGATGTAACTGATGTGTTATTGTTTTTCTATAAGCAACAAACGGCTTCCGGTATTTACAATTTAGGCACCGGGAAAGCCCGTACGTTCCTCGACCTGGCGAACAGTACTTTTGCGGCTATGGAAAAAAGCCCTGCGATTGAATGGATTGAAATCCCTTCTGACATCCGTGAAAAGTACCAGTACTTTACAGAAGCAGATATGAGCAAGCTATATGGTGCCGGTTATACTGCGCCGTTTCATTCGCTCGAGGAAGGCATCCGCGATTATGTACAGCATTACCTGCTGAAAAACAAAATATGGTAA
- a CDS encoding DUF2807 domain-containing protein, producing the protein MRTYNLGLVVLIGMILITFSSCKKDGWPCKNGDGAIQTEFRNITGFTRIDNEMEAEVYVSQGTEYEVKIEAQQNLLEEVVTEIDGDELQIWSKHCINKHDPIKVYVTLPTLTQLDLSGSGLAVLTGNITSNSLSLVVSGSGYMQSLDTLFTDNIQLTVSGSGKVDYLGESRTANAVVSGSGNITMIGRGNASDTGLQSTLNLTVSGSGAIMAYDYPVEVCHFTISGSGLGQVNVSTLLQGTISGSGSLMYMGNPQLDVTIGGSGSVVHVN; encoded by the coding sequence ATGAGAACTTATAATCTTGGTTTAGTTGTACTGATTGGCATGATTCTGATAACATTTTCGTCTTGCAAGAAGGACGGATGGCCCTGTAAAAACGGTGACGGTGCCATTCAGACTGAATTCAGAAATATTACCGGCTTTACCCGTATTGACAATGAAATGGAGGCAGAAGTATATGTGAGCCAGGGAACTGAATATGAAGTGAAAATTGAAGCACAACAGAACCTGCTTGAAGAAGTGGTTACGGAAATTGATGGTGATGAATTGCAGATCTGGTCGAAGCATTGCATCAATAAGCATGATCCGATAAAGGTCTATGTCACCTTGCCTACACTCACTCAACTCGACCTTAGCGGTTCAGGCCTTGCTGTGCTTACAGGAAATATTACTTCCAATTCCTTATCCCTGGTAGTGAGCGGATCAGGATATATGCAGTCGCTTGACACGCTATTCACTGACAATATTCAACTCACCGTCAGCGGTTCAGGAAAGGTTGATTACCTCGGCGAATCGAGAACTGCGAATGCCGTTGTTTCGGGTTCCGGAAATATTACCATGATTGGCAGAGGCAATGCCTCGGATACCGGATTACAAAGCACATTGAACCTGACTGTATCCGGTTCAGGAGCGATTATGGCGTATGATTATCCGGTGGAAGTCTGTCATTTCACCATCAGCGGTTCAGGCCTTGGGCAAGTAAATGTGTCAACCCTGTTACAGGGAACCATCAGCGGCAGCGGCAGCCTGATGTACATGGGTAACCCACAATTGGATGTGACAATAGGCGGAAGCGGTTCAGTAGTTCATGTTAACTGA